Part of the Jeotgalibacillus haloalkalitolerans genome is shown below.
CTTTACAGTACCACCGAATGTAGATGCGTACTGGGTGGGCGAAGCAGGACCAGGTCCGTCCTATATAGAAGCTGAAGGGTATAAAAGTGAGTTTACAGAGTCCCATATTCAGATGCTTGCCTACAATACGCTGCATCTGGCAAAAATTTTAAAGGAAAATCCAATTCCGGCTAAGGGAAATACGATGTAGTGATGGACGGCTTTTAGGCCGTATCATCAGCAGTTATGCGCCAACCATTTTGGTAAGGTGGTTGGCGCTAATTGCATCACCTTTTGCGATATATCTGACACCTCCTTCATGAATTACGTCACCTTTTAGGTTTTTCATCCCCAAAGTCCTGGTCAGATGATTTTTACGTCAGCTCAGGCGATATTTCCATCACTTCCCCACTTATTTCAATCACCTTTTCGCTTTTTCGCGCAGTCCCTATCGTCCCCCTTCATGTTCTTGAGAAACTAAAGGGTTTTCAGTGCAGTTTTCTTTATGTGAAGATAAACTGCTTCTGCCTCCAGGGGTCTTGCTGTAGAATAGAAGTTCATAGGAATAAAAGATAAAGGCAGGAGAGGGCTGATTGTGTGGAAGACTACAGCAGCTTGGCTGAAAGCGTCAGATTCAATGATGATGACTCAGTATTAAAGGCTGCGTCTGAGTGTTTACTGATTGGCGTTGGCAGAAGTGCAGCAGTATTTAAAATAAAGGATCAGGATAAAGTTATGAAGGTATTCTTTCCAGATCACGAGAAAACAGCTGAAGAGGAGGCAGAGATTTATCACCTGCTTGCTGGAAGTGAATTTTACCCTTCTGTATATGATTCGGGTGAAAACTATCTGGTGATCGATTATGTGGAAGGTAAAACCTTTTTTCAATGCCTTTCAGAAGGAATCGTCATTGAGAAAAAGCATATAGATGAAGTGGATGAAGCGCTTGGTGTTGCAAGAAACAGAGGGTTAAAACCGTCTGATGTGCACCTGCGTAATATTATGTTGAAGCCTGATGGGCATATTATGATGATTGACCTTGCCCGCTTCAGGCAGGAGAAGGTATATGAAAGGCAGTGGGAGGATTTGAAACGGGTCTGGAAGTATTATCACAAATCATATTTCCCGAAAAAAATGCCTGCTGCTGTACTGAATGGTGCAGCATTTTTATATAAAAAAGGCTGGGAGAGAGTAATCGCCAAAATGCAGACCTGACAATTTCCCGGAGGATCTGACGGGAAAATGAAAAAAAGGTCGAAACATTTCGCAGAGACATTTTGAGTAAAGTTAGAGAAAACCTTTGAACTTTGTTAGTATTAAAATCACAGGATTAAATACTTATAGCAAAGGTGATCTTATGAAAAACAATCCCAGTATTACGATAGACGGACTGCAGTTTGACTGGAACTTATCCAAAGGGGAATTTCTTTTCGAACAGGAAGATGCTGTTTTATTCTGGATTACCAGCGCAATGAAAGAGTTCTTCGATACGATTGAAGAAATATCAGGTGAAGAGGCTTCAACGCTTGTTTTTGAAACGGCCGGCTTCAGACAGGGAACTGTTGTTGGAAAATACTTCGAGGACTTGAAACATCTAAAGGTTGAAGAAGCTGCTGAAATGATTACGGCTACATATGCTTCAGCCGGTTGGGGTTATGCACATATTGAAGACCTTGATACAGCATCTAAAACTGTACGGGTCAGGTTAAAAGGCAGCTGGGAATATAAGATTAATAAAGCGCAGGGCAAGAAACGGAGAGGCAATTTCCTTCCGGCTCATTACGCAGGTATCTTCAGCGTGTTTTTCGGACAGAATGTATGGTTTGAGATTAAAGAAGATCAGATTGCCGGTGCTGAAACCACTGTGATTGATTATTTCCCTTCAACGATTACGATCACTGAAAATATTCATGCACTTTTAAGGAAAAAAGAGTCACAGCAGATCATGCAGCTGGAAGCGATGGTAGAGGATAAAACGAGAGATCTGAAAGAATTAATCAAGCAGATTTCATCTCCGGTTATTCCGGTTCTTGATGGGGTGGTTGTGGTACCGCTGCTTGGGAAGTATGACCAGGAGCGGGCGGAAGAACTAGTCTATAATACGCTGAATAAGCTGCCTTCTTACAAAGCGAACTACCTTGTGCTTGATCTGACAGCACTTGATGATGAGGTTGATCAGCTGACAATCAGTCTGCTTGAAAAAATCAGCGGTGCGGCAGCGCTGATTGGAACGGAGACCGTACTTGTCGGATTGTCAGCGAAATTAAGCATCACAATTGCAGAATCAGGTATAGATATCTCACGCTTCCACTGCTTCCAGACGCTGCAGCATGGAATTTATTATGCACTCAGTCAGCAGGGGAAACAGATTATCTGATGAAAAGCTTCAGCGTATGCTGGAGCTTTTTGTGTAAACAGGTTTAACGGGCATTAACTTGTGTCTTGTCAGGAGTAAAGTTAAAATAAAACCATCTGTTCTAAAAAGGAGATTAAGCTGATGACTACACGTGCTTTGATTAATATTGATTATACAAATGACTTTGTTGCAACGGATGGCGCTTTGACCTGTGGTGAACCCGGACAGGTGATTGAAAAGGAAGTGGTGCGCCTGACGAGTGAATTTCATAAGAATGGTGAACTGGTTGTGTTCGCCATTGACCTTCATGAAGAAGGTGATCCTTATCACCCGGAAACAAAGCTTTTTCCGCCGCATAATATCCGCGGAACAGAAGGAAGAGATCTGTATGGGTCGCTGCAGAAATTATATGATATGATTCAAGATGATGAAAATGTGATATATATAGATAAAACGCGTTACAGTGCTTTCGCCGGGACAAATCTTGAGCAGCTGCTGCGTGAACGGGGCATTACGGAAGTGCACCTCGTTGGTGTGTGTACAGATATCTGTGTATTGCATACAGCAGTAGATGCTTATAACAAAGGATTCAATATTGTTGTGCATAAGGAAGCGGCAGCAAGCTTTAATCAGGCCGGCCATGAGTGGTCGCTTGATCATTTTGCTTCGTCGCTGGGTGCGGAAGTAAGGTAGCGGTAAGGAGCTAATCGTTTATGGATACATTAGGCAACTATACTGATGACAGTCTGATGCTGCATACAGACCTCTATCAGATCAACATGGCAAAGACATACTGGGAAGACGGCATGCATGAGCGCACTGCCGTTTTTGATCTTTACTTCAGATCACTGCCATTCGGTAATGGTTTTGCCGTGTTTGCGGGGCTTGAAAGAGTGCTTGATTATTTAACGAACTTTCAATTTACAGAATCAGACCTGAACTACTTACAACATGAAGCGGGTTATGAAGCGGATTTCATTGAGTACCTAAGAAATCTGCGCTTCACAGGAACTGTCAGGTCTATGGTGGAAGGCGAGCTTGTATTTGGCAATGAACCGATCATGCGTGTTGAAGCACCCCTTGTTGAAGCTCAGTTAATTGAGACTGCGCTGCTTAACATTGTGAACTATCAAACACTCATTGCAACGAAAGCTTCGAGAATTAAGCAGGTTGTCGGTGATGAAGTGCTGATGGAGTTCGGTACACGCCGTGCGCATGAGCTTGATGCTGCCATCTGGGGGACGCGTGCTGCTTACCTGGGCGGATTTTCAGCGACAAGTAACGTTCGTGCCGGTAAAATGTTCGGGCTGCCAGTCGCAGGGACTCACTCTCACGCGATGATTCAGGCATATCGTGATGAGTATACTGCGTTTATGAAATACGCGGAAACTCATAAAGAATGTGTATTCCTTGTAGATACGTATAACACGCTGAAATCAGGCGTTCCTGCAGCCATTGCAGTAGCAAAAGAAATGGGTGACCGCATCAATTTCAGAGGCATCCGTCTTGATAGCGGAGATATTGCCTATTTATCAAAAGAAGCCCGGAAAATGCTTGATGAAGCAGGTTTTAAAGATGCAAAAATTATTGCGTCGAATGATCTTGATGAGTATACAATTCTAAACCTGAAAGCACAGGGAGCTGTCGTGGATATCTGGGGCATCGGTACGAAGCTGATTACTGCTTATGACCAGCCGGCGCTTGGTGGCGTCTATAAGCTTGTTTCGATTGAAAATGAGCAGGGTGAAATGATCGACACAATTAAAATCTCAAGTAATGCTGAAAAAGTTACAACCCCAGGGATGAAACGGGTGTACCGGATTATAAACAGGGTAAATAATAAATCAGAAGGTGACTATATCACGCTTGAAGGAGAAGACCCGCAGGCGGAGGACCATTTGAAAATGTTCCATCCTGTGCATACATTTGTCACGAAGTTTGTGACAAATTTTGAAGCGAGGGATCTTCACCAGACCGTGATTGAAGGAGGACAGCTGCAATATGA
Proteins encoded:
- a CDS encoding protein kinase family protein, which encodes MEDYSSLAESVRFNDDDSVLKAASECLLIGVGRSAAVFKIKDQDKVMKVFFPDHEKTAEEEAEIYHLLAGSEFYPSVYDSGENYLVIDYVEGKTFFQCLSEGIVIEKKHIDEVDEALGVARNRGLKPSDVHLRNIMLKPDGHIMMIDLARFRQEKVYERQWEDLKRVWKYYHKSYFPKKMPAAVLNGAAFLYKKGWERVIAKMQT
- a CDS encoding cysteine hydrolase family protein, which gives rise to MTTRALINIDYTNDFVATDGALTCGEPGQVIEKEVVRLTSEFHKNGELVVFAIDLHEEGDPYHPETKLFPPHNIRGTEGRDLYGSLQKLYDMIQDDENVIYIDKTRYSAFAGTNLEQLLRERGITEVHLVGVCTDICVLHTAVDAYNKGFNIVVHKEAAASFNQAGHEWSLDHFASSLGAEVR
- a CDS encoding nicotinate phosphoribosyltransferase, which produces MDTLGNYTDDSLMLHTDLYQINMAKTYWEDGMHERTAVFDLYFRSLPFGNGFAVFAGLERVLDYLTNFQFTESDLNYLQHEAGYEADFIEYLRNLRFTGTVRSMVEGELVFGNEPIMRVEAPLVEAQLIETALLNIVNYQTLIATKASRIKQVVGDEVLMEFGTRRAHELDAAIWGTRAAYLGGFSATSNVRAGKMFGLPVAGTHSHAMIQAYRDEYTAFMKYAETHKECVFLVDTYNTLKSGVPAAIAVAKEMGDRINFRGIRLDSGDIAYLSKEARKMLDEAGFKDAKIIASNDLDEYTILNLKAQGAVVDIWGIGTKLITAYDQPALGGVYKLVSIENEQGEMIDTIKISSNAEKVTTPGMKRVYRIINRVNNKSEGDYITLEGEDPQAEDHLKMFHPVHTFVTKFVTNFEARDLHQTVIEGGQLQYELPSPEQIKQYLTENLELLWDEYKRSMNPEEYPVDLSQKCWDNKMRNIQEVKQAVKNAQAAQ
- a CDS encoding STAS domain-containing protein, yielding MKNNPSITIDGLQFDWNLSKGEFLFEQEDAVLFWITSAMKEFFDTIEEISGEEASTLVFETAGFRQGTVVGKYFEDLKHLKVEEAAEMITATYASAGWGYAHIEDLDTASKTVRVRLKGSWEYKINKAQGKKRRGNFLPAHYAGIFSVFFGQNVWFEIKEDQIAGAETTVIDYFPSTITITENIHALLRKKESQQIMQLEAMVEDKTRDLKELIKQISSPVIPVLDGVVVVPLLGKYDQERAEELVYNTLNKLPSYKANYLVLDLTALDDEVDQLTISLLEKISGAAALIGTETVLVGLSAKLSITIAESGIDISRFHCFQTLQHGIYYALSQQGKQII